The following proteins are encoded in a genomic region of Variovorax paradoxus:
- a CDS encoding efflux RND transporter permease subunit, with product MSEGRFNLSALAVRERAITLFLICLISLAGLVAFFKLGRAEDPAFTVKVMTIITAWPGATAQEMQDQVAEKLEKRLQELRYYDRAETYTRPGLAFTTLTLLDSTPPAQVQEQFYQARKKVGDEAGNLPSGVIGPMINDEYADVTFALFALKAKGEPQRVLVRDAEALRQRLLHVPGVKKVNIAGEQSERIYVEFAHDRLATLGIGPQDVFAALNNQNALSPAGSVDTSGPQVFVRLDGAFDTLQKIRDTPVIAQGRTLKLSDVATVRRGYEDPATFMIRNGGEPALLIGVVMREGWNGLDLGKALDVEARAINAELPLGLGLTKVTDQSVNISASVDEFMVKFFAALLVVMLVSFLSMGWRAGLVVAAAVPLTLAVVFVVMAATGKNFDRITLGSLILALGLLVDDAIIAIEMMVVKIEEGYSHVAASAYAWSHTAAPMLSGTLVTAVGFMPNGFAPSTAGEYTSNMFWIVGIALIASWVVAVVFTPYLGVKLLPNFKKIEGGHAAIYDTPRYNRLRRVLARVIARKWLVAGAVVGLFVVSILGMGVVKKQFFPISDRPEVLVEVQMPYGTSITQTSGAAAKVEAWLSTQREAQIVTSYIGQGAPRFYFAMGPELPDPSFAKIVVRTGGQEERETLKHRLRQAIADGLASEARVRVTQLVFGPYSPFPVAYRVSGPDANELRKIAAEVRQVMDASPMMRTVSTDWGTRTPTLHFTLKQDRLQAVGLSSNAVAQQLQFLLSGAPVTTVREDIRTVQVVARSAGGTRLDPAKLADFTLAGAGGQRIPLSQVGEVEVRMEEPVMRRRDRIPTITVQGDIADGLQPPDVSNAITAKLQPLMQKLPAGYRIAEAGSIEESEKATKAMLPLFPIMLAATLLIIIFQVRSISAMVMVFLTSPLGLIGVVPTLLLFQQPFGINALVGLIALSGILMRNTLILLGQIHHNQQEGLDPFHAVVEATVQRARPVILTALAAILAFIPLTHSVFWGALAYTLIGGTFAGTILTLVFLPAMYSIWFRIRPGDGNPAAH from the coding sequence ATGAGCGAAGGCCGCTTCAACCTGTCGGCGCTGGCCGTCCGCGAACGCGCCATCACGCTGTTCCTCATCTGCCTGATCTCGCTGGCAGGCCTGGTCGCGTTCTTCAAGCTCGGCCGCGCGGAAGATCCGGCCTTCACCGTCAAGGTGATGACCATCATCACGGCCTGGCCCGGCGCCACGGCGCAGGAGATGCAGGACCAGGTCGCCGAGAAGCTAGAGAAGCGCCTGCAGGAGCTGCGCTACTACGACCGCGCCGAAACCTACACGCGGCCCGGCCTGGCGTTCACCACCTTGACCTTGCTCGACAGCACGCCGCCCGCGCAAGTGCAGGAGCAGTTCTACCAGGCGCGCAAGAAGGTCGGTGACGAAGCGGGCAACCTGCCTTCCGGCGTGATCGGGCCGATGATCAACGACGAGTACGCGGACGTCACCTTCGCCCTGTTCGCGCTCAAGGCCAAGGGAGAGCCGCAGCGCGTGCTGGTGCGCGATGCGGAAGCGTTGCGCCAGCGGCTGCTGCATGTGCCGGGCGTGAAGAAGGTCAACATCGCCGGCGAACAGTCGGAGCGGATCTATGTCGAGTTCGCGCACGACCGGCTGGCGACCTTGGGCATCGGGCCACAGGATGTGTTCGCCGCGCTCAACAACCAGAATGCCCTGAGCCCGGCCGGGTCGGTGGACACCAGCGGCCCGCAGGTGTTCGTTCGGCTGGACGGCGCGTTCGACACGCTGCAGAAGATCCGCGACACGCCCGTGATCGCGCAAGGCCGCACCCTGAAGCTGTCGGATGTGGCCACGGTCAGGCGCGGCTACGAAGACCCGGCCACTTTCATGATCCGCAACGGCGGCGAGCCTGCCTTGCTGATCGGCGTGGTCATGCGGGAAGGCTGGAACGGGCTCGACCTGGGCAAGGCCCTGGACGTGGAAGCCCGCGCCATCAACGCCGAGTTGCCCCTGGGCCTCGGCCTCACGAAGGTCACGGACCAGTCGGTGAACATCAGCGCGTCGGTCGACGAGTTCATGGTCAAATTCTTCGCGGCCCTGCTGGTCGTCATGCTGGTGAGCTTCCTGAGCATGGGCTGGCGCGCGGGCCTGGTGGTGGCCGCCGCGGTGCCTCTGACGCTGGCCGTGGTCTTCGTGGTGATGGCCGCGACCGGCAAGAACTTCGACCGCATCACGCTCGGCTCGCTCATTCTTGCGCTCGGCCTGCTCGTGGACGACGCCATCATCGCCATCGAAATGATGGTCGTGAAGATCGAGGAGGGCTACAGCCACGTGGCCGCTTCCGCCTATGCCTGGAGCCATACCGCGGCGCCGATGCTCTCGGGCACGCTGGTCACCGCGGTGGGCTTCATGCCCAACGGCTTCGCGCCGTCGACCGCGGGCGAATACACCAGCAACATGTTCTGGATCGTCGGCATCGCGCTGATCGCATCGTGGGTGGTCGCCGTGGTGTTCACGCCGTATCTAGGTGTCAAGCTGCTGCCGAACTTCAAGAAGATCGAGGGCGGCCACGCCGCCATCTACGACACGCCGCGCTACAACCGGCTGCGCCGCGTGCTGGCGCGCGTCATCGCGCGCAAGTGGTTGGTGGCGGGCGCGGTGGTCGGCCTCTTCGTCGTGTCGATCCTCGGCATGGGCGTGGTCAAGAAGCAGTTCTTTCCTATTTCCGACCGGCCCGAAGTCCTGGTCGAAGTGCAGATGCCCTACGGCACGTCGATCACGCAGACCAGCGGCGCCGCGGCCAAGGTCGAGGCCTGGCTCTCCACCCAGCGCGAGGCGCAGATCGTCACGTCTTACATCGGGCAGGGCGCGCCGCGCTTCTACTTCGCCATGGGGCCCGAACTGCCTGACCCCTCGTTCGCGAAGATCGTGGTGCGCACGGGCGGCCAGGAAGAGCGCGAGACCCTGAAGCACCGGTTGCGCCAAGCCATTGCCGACGGCCTCGCGTCCGAGGCGCGGGTGCGCGTGACCCAGCTCGTGTTCGGTCCGTACTCTCCGTTCCCGGTCGCCTACCGCGTCAGCGGGCCCGATGCGAACGAGCTGCGCAAGATCGCCGCCGAGGTGCGGCAGGTGATGGACGCCAGCCCGATGATGCGCACCGTCAGCACCGACTGGGGCACCCGCACGCCCACGCTGCACTTCACCTTGAAGCAGGACCGCCTGCAGGCTGTGGGGCTCAGTTCCAACGCCGTGGCGCAGCAGCTGCAATTCCTGTTGAGCGGTGCGCCGGTGACCACCGTGCGCGAAGACATCCGCACCGTGCAGGTGGTGGCCCGTTCGGCCGGCGGCACCCGGCTCGACCCCGCGAAGCTCGCGGACTTCACGCTCGCCGGTGCCGGCGGCCAGCGCATTCCGCTGTCGCAGGTCGGCGAGGTCGAGGTGCGCATGGAAGAACCCGTGATGCGGCGGCGCGACCGCATACCCACGATCACGGTGCAGGGCGACATCGCCGATGGGCTGCAGCCGCCCGACGTGTCGAACGCTATCACCGCGAAGCTGCAGCCGCTGATGCAGAAGCTGCCGGCCGGCTACCGCATCGCCGAGGCCGGCTCCATCGAGGAATCGGAGAAGGCGACGAAGGCGATGCTGCCGCTGTTCCCGATCATGCTGGCGGCCACGCTCCTCATCATCATCTTCCAGGTGCGCTCGATTTCCGCGATGGTCATGGTGTTCCTCACCAGCCCGCTCGGGCTGATCGGCGTGGTGCCGACCTTGCTGCTGTTCCAGCAGCCCTTCGGCATCAATGCGCTCGTCGGTCTCATCGCGCTGTCGGGCATCCTGATGCGCAACACGCTGATCCTGCTTGGGCAGATCCACCACAACCAGCAGGAGGGGCTCGACCCGTTCCATGCGGTCGTCGAAGCGACCGTGCAGCGTGCCCGCCCCGTGATCCTGACGGCGCTCGCGGCGATCCTCGCGTTCATTCCGCTGACCCATTCGGTGTTCTGGGGCGCGCTCGCCTACACCTTGATCGGCGGGACGTTCGCCGGGACGATTCTCACGCTGGTCTTCCTGCCGGCCATGTATTCCATCTGGTTCCGGATCCGGCCCGGCGACGGCAACCCGGCGGCGCATTGA
- a CDS encoding Crp/Fnr family transcriptional regulator produces the protein MIDAREPLEDAALMERALRLTHGFARWPASAMSRLLANAHLDRRTRGEMVSIELGAPETFAIVSGYLVVGHIPPGGSRTPVALLGPGYIAGFTRAIDQEESEEKEADRVVYDFCALNDVTVVRMPTLLVQKILDEDPTLWKGMAKMLMKQHRIVLDSLLSQGVGSFPRRLAATIERLAVLYGSNDGQGISLRLRLTQEDLAALLQVTRQTVNKALGVLVAGGALSLSQNTITVLDLGALRRLADSQ, from the coding sequence ATGATCGACGCCAGAGAGCCCTTGGAGGACGCCGCGCTCATGGAACGGGCGCTGCGCCTCACGCATGGCTTTGCCCGGTGGCCCGCCTCGGCGATGAGCAGACTGCTCGCCAACGCGCACCTCGACAGGCGCACCAGAGGCGAGATGGTTTCAATCGAGTTGGGAGCGCCAGAGACGTTTGCGATCGTGTCGGGCTATCTGGTTGTCGGCCATATTCCGCCAGGGGGAAGCCGGACCCCAGTGGCGCTCCTCGGACCCGGCTATATAGCCGGATTTACCCGAGCCATCGACCAAGAAGAGAGCGAAGAAAAAGAGGCGGATCGCGTCGTCTACGACTTCTGTGCGCTGAACGACGTCACGGTCGTTCGAATGCCAACCCTGCTGGTTCAGAAAATCCTCGACGAGGACCCGACCCTCTGGAAGGGAATGGCAAAAATGCTGATGAAGCAGCACCGGATCGTGCTTGATTCATTGCTCAGCCAAGGCGTGGGCTCATTCCCGCGGCGGCTGGCCGCGACGATCGAACGGCTGGCCGTTCTCTACGGGAGCAACGACGGACAGGGAATCAGCCTGCGCCTGCGCCTGACCCAGGAAGACCTTGCGGCGCTCCTGCAGGTCACGAGACAAACCGTCAACAAGGCACTCGGCGTCCTGGTTGCAGGCGGCGCGCTCAGCTTGAGCCAGAACACGATCACCGTTCTCGATCTGGGTGCGTTGAGAAGGCTCGCTGACAGCCAGTAG
- a CDS encoding OmpA family protein — protein MQTQTMQTQTKNTPTLLALGATALATLVLAGCGSLHDERYNWCQGQNCALTPVVTPAPTPAPVPVPPAPTTRRVNLSTDALFKFDRSSAADMLPQGRGELDALARALQSQEMQVQSLTITGHTDRLGDEAYNDRLALRRANTVRDYLKSAGVRAPMEVQSRGEREPVTRDCQGTVRAPRLVACLQPDRRVVVDILGQAEKK, from the coding sequence ATGCAAACGCAAACCATGCAAACGCAAACGAAGAACACGCCGACACTGCTCGCGCTCGGCGCCACGGCCCTCGCCACTCTCGTCCTGGCCGGCTGCGGCAGCCTGCATGACGAGCGCTACAACTGGTGCCAGGGGCAGAACTGCGCGCTCACGCCCGTCGTGACGCCGGCTCCCACCCCGGCGCCAGTGCCGGTGCCGCCGGCCCCGACGACGCGGCGGGTGAACCTGAGCACCGACGCGCTCTTCAAGTTCGATCGCTCGAGTGCGGCCGACATGCTGCCGCAGGGCCGCGGCGAGCTGGATGCGCTGGCCCGTGCGCTGCAAAGCCAGGAGATGCAGGTGCAGAGCCTGACGATCACCGGCCATACCGACCGCCTCGGCGACGAGGCCTACAACGACCGCCTGGCGCTCAGGCGCGCCAACACCGTGCGCGACTACCTGAAGTCCGCGGGCGTGCGCGCGCCGATGGAAGTGCAGTCGCGGGGTGAGCGGGAACCCGTGACGCGCGACTGCCAGGGCACGGTTCGCGCGCCGCGCCTGGTCGCCTGCCTGCAGCCGGACCGCCGGGTGGTGGTGGATATCCTGGGGCAGGCAGAGAAGAAGTAA
- a CDS encoding efflux transporter outer membrane subunit — translation MSQRTLALPLLFSLLLAGCAVGPDYVRPAPTLPDRFIGEAALDRRAATANAELVTWWTAFGDAQLARYVEQALKQNLDLAQASARMAQARAGLGAANAALLPSGNLGGQAARAYQSVETPLGQVLNSQPGFDRYGNAYEANLGGSWELDIFGGLRRGREAALADHQASEAGAAATRLGVAAQTADIYIMLRGLQARLDVARRQVGTQQELLSKIELLHGKGLAAGLQLRQAEGALAQVRASVPVLEAGEAAAMNALDVMLGAAPGAHRAELAAAAAIPVPPRIGPTGSPAELLRRRPDLIAAERRLAASNARIGMAVAEYYPKLSLGGTVGSATSVASGNLFTGDASQAAALLGLRWRLFDFGRIDAQIELAKGQDVELLAAYRLAVLRATEDVENAFSALVKREEQTALLAQGEASLGRARGDSFAAYQRGVVSLIEVLQADESLLRVADARAQAQTESARAAVGAFKSLGGGWQADDPAEAMASRSH, via the coding sequence ATGTCCCAACGTACCCTCGCCCTGCCCCTGCTGTTCAGCCTGCTGCTCGCAGGCTGCGCTGTGGGACCCGACTATGTCCGGCCCGCCCCGACCTTGCCGGACCGGTTCATCGGCGAAGCCGCCCTCGACCGGCGGGCCGCTACCGCGAACGCCGAACTGGTGACATGGTGGACCGCGTTCGGTGATGCGCAACTGGCCCGTTATGTCGAACAGGCGCTGAAACAGAACCTCGATCTTGCGCAGGCATCCGCCCGCATGGCACAGGCCCGTGCCGGACTGGGGGCGGCGAATGCTGCGTTGCTGCCCTCGGGCAATCTCGGCGGACAAGCCGCCCGGGCTTACCAGTCGGTGGAGACGCCGCTGGGCCAGGTGCTGAATTCGCAGCCGGGTTTCGACCGCTACGGCAACGCCTACGAAGCGAACCTGGGTGGAAGCTGGGAGCTGGACATCTTCGGCGGCCTGCGCCGGGGACGCGAAGCTGCGCTGGCCGACCACCAGGCCTCGGAGGCCGGCGCAGCCGCCACGCGCCTCGGCGTGGCCGCGCAGACCGCGGACATCTACATCATGCTGCGCGGATTACAGGCCCGCCTCGACGTGGCACGCCGGCAGGTCGGCACACAGCAGGAACTGCTGTCGAAGATCGAGCTGCTCCACGGCAAGGGGCTGGCCGCCGGACTCCAGCTGAGGCAGGCCGAAGGTGCGCTGGCGCAGGTGCGTGCGTCCGTGCCGGTGCTGGAAGCGGGCGAGGCTGCGGCCATGAACGCGCTCGACGTGATGCTGGGCGCGGCGCCGGGCGCGCACCGCGCCGAACTGGCGGCAGCGGCTGCAATTCCCGTCCCGCCGCGCATCGGCCCCACCGGATCGCCCGCCGAATTGCTGCGGCGCCGGCCCGACCTGATCGCCGCCGAGCGGCGCCTTGCGGCATCGAACGCGCGCATCGGCATGGCCGTGGCCGAGTACTACCCGAAGCTGTCCTTGGGGGGAACGGTCGGCAGCGCCACGTCTGTGGCCAGCGGCAATTTGTTCACCGGCGACGCCAGCCAGGCGGCGGCCCTTCTCGGGCTGCGCTGGCGGCTGTTCGACTTCGGGCGCATCGATGCGCAGATCGAACTGGCCAAGGGGCAGGACGTGGAGTTGCTCGCGGCCTACCGGCTCGCCGTGCTGCGTGCCACCGAAGACGTGGAGAACGCCTTCTCCGCGCTCGTCAAGCGCGAAGAACAAACCGCATTGCTCGCGCAAGGCGAGGCATCGCTCGGGCGCGCGCGAGGCGACTCGTTCGCGGCCTATCAGCGCGGTGTCGTCAGTCTGATCGAAGTGCTGCAGGCGGACGAGAGCCTGCTGCGCGTGGCCGACGCGAGAGCACAGGCGCAGACAGAGTCGGCGCGCGCGGCGGTCGGGGCATTCAAGTCGCTGGGTGGGGGGTGGCAGGCGGATGACCCGGCCGAAGCGATGGCAAGTCGCTCGCATTGA
- a CDS encoding TetR/AcrR family transcriptional regulator, producing MNNATSSPPAARGPVDHDVRAQIVVAATEHFSRYGYEKTTVSDLAKAIGFSKAYIYKFFESKQAIGEMICSNCLREIQVDVRAAVDGTDRPPEKLRRMFKALVDSGLRLFFQERKLYEIAISAASEHWQSAIAHEACIRELLVEVLKQGRESGDFERKTPIDETAAAIYLVMHPYVNPLILQLSSSYTDQAPAQLSGLVLRSLSP from the coding sequence ATGAACAACGCAACTTCTTCTCCGCCGGCCGCGCGGGGACCGGTCGACCACGACGTGCGCGCACAGATCGTCGTCGCGGCCACCGAGCATTTCAGCCGCTACGGATACGAGAAGACCACCGTTTCCGACCTCGCCAAGGCCATCGGCTTCTCGAAGGCGTACATCTACAAGTTCTTCGAGTCGAAGCAGGCAATCGGCGAAATGATCTGTTCCAACTGCCTGCGCGAGATCCAGGTGGACGTTCGCGCCGCGGTCGACGGAACCGACCGCCCGCCCGAGAAACTGCGCCGCATGTTCAAGGCTCTCGTCGATTCGGGCCTTCGCTTGTTCTTCCAGGAACGCAAGCTCTACGAGATCGCGATCTCGGCGGCCAGCGAACACTGGCAGTCGGCCATCGCCCACGAAGCCTGTATTCGGGAGCTGCTCGTCGAGGTGCTGAAGCAGGGGCGGGAGTCCGGCGACTTCGAGCGCAAGACGCCGATCGACGAGACGGCGGCGGCCATCTACCTGGTCATGCACCCTTACGTTAACCCCCTGATCCTGCAGCTCAGTTCCAGCTACACGGACCAGGCTCCGGCCCAGTTGTCGGGTTTGGTGCTGCGCAGCTTGTCGCCGTAG
- a CDS encoding efflux RND transporter periplasmic adaptor subunit gives MHSRRLLTSALVCALPFALAACDDKTLADPRTQTPLVRAATVQAATLAPRSFTGTVAARVQSDLGFRVSGKVLERLVDAGQPVKRGQLLMRIDPVDLKLAARAQQEAVAAARARAKQTSDEEARYRDLRGTGAISASAYDQIKAAADGAQAQLGAAEAGAEVARNSNRYSELIADADGTVLETLAEPGQVVNAGQPVVRLAQAGRREAVVQLPETLRPAVGSGGQATLFGKEGAAVPVKLRQLSDAADKLTRTFEARYVLDGELANAPLGATVTVRIADGKSPRTGGVQVPIGALFDTGKATGVWVIGGDPSTVRWQPVTVEHLDDDRAQVAGQLKQGDQVVALGAHLLREGEQVRVAAPAATPAVGGAHP, from the coding sequence ATGCACTCGCGCCGCCTCCTTACATCCGCACTTGTCTGCGCCTTGCCGTTCGCATTGGCCGCCTGTGACGACAAGACCCTGGCCGATCCGCGCACCCAAACGCCACTGGTGCGCGCCGCGACGGTTCAGGCCGCCACGTTGGCACCGCGTTCGTTCACCGGCACCGTAGCCGCTCGGGTTCAGAGCGATCTGGGTTTCCGCGTCTCGGGAAAGGTGCTGGAGCGCTTGGTCGATGCAGGCCAGCCGGTCAAGCGCGGGCAACTGCTCATGCGCATCGACCCCGTCGACCTGAAGTTGGCGGCGCGTGCGCAGCAGGAGGCCGTGGCCGCGGCCCGAGCGCGTGCAAAACAGACGAGCGACGAAGAAGCGCGCTACCGCGACCTGCGCGGGACCGGCGCCATTTCCGCCTCGGCCTACGACCAGATCAAGGCCGCGGCGGATGGCGCCCAGGCCCAGCTCGGCGCGGCCGAAGCAGGGGCCGAAGTCGCGCGCAATTCCAACCGCTATTCGGAACTCATTGCCGATGCGGACGGCACGGTGCTCGAGACGCTGGCCGAGCCCGGCCAGGTCGTCAACGCCGGGCAGCCGGTGGTCCGCCTGGCGCAGGCCGGGCGCAGGGAGGCCGTGGTGCAGTTGCCCGAAACGCTGCGCCCGGCCGTCGGCTCCGGCGGGCAGGCCACGCTCTTCGGCAAGGAAGGCGCTGCCGTGCCCGTCAAGCTCAGGCAACTCTCCGACGCGGCCGACAAGCTCACGCGCACCTTCGAGGCGCGCTATGTGCTCGATGGCGAGCTCGCCAACGCGCCTTTGGGGGCCACGGTGACGGTCCGCATTGCAGACGGCAAGTCCCCCAGGACAGGGGGCGTGCAGGTGCCCATCGGCGCCCTGTTCGATACCGGCAAGGCGACGGGCGTGTGGGTCATCGGCGGCGATCCGTCCACGGTGCGCTGGCAGCCGGTGACCGTCGAGCATCTGGACGACGACCGCGCCCAGGTCGCCGGCCAGCTCAAGCAAGGTGACCAGGTCGTCGCGCTCGGCGCGCACTTGCTGCGCGAAGGCGAGCAGGTGCGTGTCGCGGCCCCGGCCGCCACGCCGGCGGTGGGCGGAGCCCACCCATGA